Genomic DNA from Paenibacillus borealis:
AGTTTCACTCATTCCAAGCTTTGATGCGGTAGCCTTCGGCTGGAGCCGGATTGACCCGGCCGGTCAATTCACTACAACCGGTAAGGATTTCTGGTGGCCGGAGGCTGCAGGAGAGGTAACGCCGGAATCCATTGTCCAGAATGCCGCAGCGGGAGGTACAGCCCCGTATCTGATGGTTTACTCCAGTGACTCAGCTCTGGAACTGAGCAAGAATCTGGAGGACCCGCAGCTGCAGCAGCAGACGATTGCAAGTATTGTGGATCTGGCTTCACAGAAGGGATTCCAGGGCATCGGACTGGATCTGGAAGGACTCGGCTTGACCGGAGATAAGGCACTTGTGCAGAGCCAGTATAATGCTTTTGTCAAAAATCTCTCCGTGGCCGCACGCGCTGCCAGTCTGAAGCTGACGGTGATTCTGCATCCGCTCAACAGCTCCTATAAAGGCTATGATTACAAAACGCTTGCTTCGCTCGCTGACGATCTGGTCATTATGGCCTATGCCTACGAGGGCGAGAAGGGGCCGGAGCCGATGGATAAAGTGGATGAAAGTATCCGGCTGGCCCTGCAGCAGGTCAGCAAAGACAAACTGATTCTCGGCATCTCGGTGTTCAGCGAGAATGATTCCTCGGTCAATGCGAAGATTGGCCTGGCCAAGCGTTATGGCCTCAAAGGAATCGCCATCTGGCGTTTGGGTCTCATTGGCCAGCCGGTGTTCAGCAGAATGGGCGAAACGGTAGAGTTATAACAAGGCTGCAAGCTATTATCTTTCATAATTCAATAGAGACTGCTGCATGGTGAATGAGACCGTGCAGCAGTCTTTTTTGCAAATATAAGCATGTATATATTTCACACCGATATCAAATGTCACATTAACCTGACGGACAAACCTGTATAATTCTATAGGTTGACCTTTTCAATGATGATTCTAAATATAGGAGGACTATAGAGCATGAGTACGAAATACAAAGCACTGGAACTGGATAAACCGATGACTTATGAGCTGGAGGGGCTGGAAGTCGGAGTCACCTCGAATTGCAATTTCCGCTGCGATTACTGCTGCGCTTATAATAGAAATGATGGACAGAGCATTAACGGCAAGGAGGTTATCCGCATTCTGGAGGAGCTGCCTAATCTGAAGCGTGTGCGCCTCTCGGGCGGTGAGGTGACGCTGAAGTTCCAGGACTGTGTGGACATTGTGGCTTACTGCACCTCCCGCGGGATTCAGACCCAGCTTAATTCGAACGGCAGTCTGCTGAATGAAGAACGGATCGGACAGCTGGTGGATGCCGGCTTGACTACTATACATATTTCCTTCAATTTCACTACCGCCGAAGCCTTCTCGCGTTATTACAATATTCATACGAGCATCTATCACAAAATCAGAGAGAACATCACCATGTTCGCCAAAACAAAGGTGAATGTGGTACTGGAAACGCTGCTGTTCAACGAAACGCAGGACAATATGCGCGAGATCAACGATCATGTGTATTCCATGGGTGTAAGAACGCATGAGATCCAGAACAGCATTATTATGGGGCATACCGGCTGGAAAGCGATCGCCGCCCGTGAACAGCTGAAGAATGCCGTGAACGAGCTGATCGCCCGTAAACCGGAGGATACCACGCTCTACTTCACTTGTATGGACCGGTTCATGGACGCTATGGGCTTCGAGGAACAGCCGGGAGTCTACTTCCCGCACTGTATTGAGGGTATGAAGCAGCTTCACCTGCACGGGAATGGCGATATTCTGATCTCCGAGCTATGCCACCCGGTTATTATCGGCAATATTTACAGTGGCACCTCGCTGAAAGATCTGTACAGCAATATGCCAACACCGCTCGAAAAGTATCTGGAGAAGCGGCCTTGCCCGGCGCTTGATGCGCTTTTCCCGCAAGGGGTATAGTCCGGCGGCGGCAGAAGATATCATGTGCGGACACTGTTTTGCGCATTACTACCAGGCAGGATCACAGCTGAACAGCTGTGGTCCTGCTTTTTACTGGGGATGACCTGGAATGACAGGTATTTATGACTTTATTTCAACAATAAATGAAAAATTTCATGTATAATCATCAGCATGAACTGTATAACAATGCAGAAACCTTCTGCTTCATTACTATAGAAACAGATATAACACATATGGACTGGGAGGATTTCATCATGATTTACGGATTTTTACTATTGCTGCTGGCCTGCTGCTTCCAAGGCAGCTTCGGGCTGGGGATGAAGAAATACCAGCCGTTCTCCTGGGAAGCGTTCTGGACGATTTTCTCGCTGGTAGGGATATTAATTATTCCGGTTGTCTGGACTTGGATCGAAGTGCCCAACTTCTTCAGCTATATCCGGCAGACGCCTGCTGATGTGCTGTGGACGGCTTCCTTCTGCGGTTTCCTGTGGGGCATCAGCTCGATCATGTTCGGCAAAGCGATTGATTCCATCGGTGTCTCGCTGACCTACGGCGTGAATATGGGGATTTCGGCATCACTCGGTTCGCTGATTCCGCTGTTCATCTTTGGCAATATCCCGGCGGCATGGTCATTTACGGTACTGCTGACCGGCACAGTAATTATGCTGGCCGGCGTTGCTGTAATCACCAAGGCCGGCTTGCTCAAAGAAAAGATTATTACTGCTTCCGGTCAAGGGACAAGCTCCGGCACTAACCTGACCAAGGGCCTAATTATCGCTTCAGCTGCCGGGCTGGGCTCTGCTGCGATGAATATCGGCTTCTCCTATGCGAGCCAGGCTGCGGATATTGCCGTTGCAGATGGAACAGCCAGGATTAGTGCCAATCTTATTTCCTGGGTAATTACGCTGTCCGGCGGCTTCATCGCTAACTTCGCGTATGCCTTTATTCTGTTAATCAGGAACCGCACCTATAAGGATTATTTCGCCAAAGGTGCAGGCCCGGCTTACGGTAAGGCACTGTTAACCGCGGCTGTCTGGTTCCTGGCACTTGGTGTCTACGCCAAGGCAACGGCATTGCTGGGTCCGCTCGGCTCGGTCGTGGGCTGGCTTGCCTTCAACGGATTGTCACTGATCATCAGCAATGCGTGGGGACTTAAGGATGGGGAGTGGAAAGGGTTCGCGGCTCCCAAGAAGCTGCTGCTGTGGGGGAATGTAATATTGATTCTGTCCTGGATTGTGGTGGGGATCGCCAACAGCATGGCGTAGGATATTCCGCAAATTGGCAATTTTTCACTCTTCCGGGCGGCTTGGTTCTGTTATGATTTCATTAGAGGTGTTAACCAAGACCAAGAAATCTGCAGAGAAGGAATGTGTGGCCCGCCATACATAGAGGGATACAACATGCTTAGTGCAATAAGACGCGGATTAATATCTTCCAATGTTGTGCTTGAGAAAATAATGCCGCTGCTCACACCTACAGCCATTGTGGTTGGTGTGCTTAACGAGGCGGCGCTACTGCCGTTCACCTGGCTGGTGCCGTGGATTTTTGCTTTTATGACGCTGATCGGCAGTCTGAAATCCAATTTCCGTGACTTGCTGGCGGTTCTCTCCAAACCGCAGAAACTGATCATCCTGCTGATTATTCTGCATGTGGTGATGCCGCTGATCGGCTGGCTGGCAGCAATGGCCTTTTTCCCGGGAGATCCGTATACAGTTACAGGGTATGTGCTGCTCTTCGCCATTCCGACCGGTGTGGTCAGTGTGGTCTGGGTATCGATGCATGGCGGGAATATTGCCCTTACACTGGCTCTGATCCTGATTGATACGCTGCTCTCCCCGCTGGTTGTACCGGGGACTCTGTATCTGCTGATGGGGGCGAGCGTACAGATTGAGATCGGTGAAATGATGCGGGGTCTGCTGTACATGGTGGTGCTGCCGTCCGTAGCGGGGATGCTGCTTAATCAGTTCAGCAAAGGCAAGGTTACGGCAGTCTGCGGCCCGCCGCTGGCGCCATTTGTCAAAGTAGGCCTGTTCACCGTGGTTTCGATCAATGGCGCCAGCATTGCCCGGTATCTGAAGCATCCGGACGGCAAGCTGGCCCTGATTATTGCCGTTACCTTCGTTACAGTCGTACTCGGTTATGTCATCGGTGCTGTAGTCTCACGCCGCCTCCGCTGGGATTATAAGGATGCTGTTGCGGTACAGTTCAACTCCGGTATGCGCAATCTGAGTGCGGGGGCGGTACTGGCGGTGAAATACTTCCCGCCAGCCGTCGCTCTGCCGGTCATTTCCGGCATGCTGTTCCAGCAGATTCTGGCCGCCTGCTCCGGCATGTTCATCCGCAGCCGGGCCAAACGTCTGTTGCAGGCCGGACTGGAGGCAGAATCCCTGGTTCATCCAGGAGGGCCAAAGGTCACACCTGCCGAGGGCCGCATTTCATTATAGAACTTACCTGGAATCCCGCAATTCCTCCTTGTTCGGTACCGCTGTATGCGGCTGGGGGGACTTGCGGGTTTTTCAGGCTGAATATAAATAAAAATAGTTATATTTCACTATGATTCGACAAAATGCGATATTATTTCCGAAAATTCGTCTAGCAATATTAATTATTTCTGTGGGAAATCCGATAGTAATTGTAATAAATGTTACAGTTTTTAGCTGTACTGGTACTAGTGGATGAGATAAAGGCGGAAGGGTGTAGAAAACTATGAAGATTCGTATGAAGCTATCGGTTATGATGATTGTCGTTACACTGATTTCTACAGCATTAATGGGGGTTTTTACGTACACCAAGTCCACTGGCACCATCTTGAATCTGACTGAATCTTCTATGGCGCAAGTAAACACTAACAAAGCGCAGACTATTGCGGCAATGATTGATAAAGAGAGACGCAGCATGCAGCTAGTTGCAGGTGAAAGCGAAATCGCGGAACTGCTGCTTCAGGCCGGAAACGGCGAACTTACTACCGGAGATGCACTGCAGAATGAAGTGAATGTGAAGCTTCAGGGCTTAGTCAAGGATGCAGGCAACCTGGAGCATATGTTTGTAGTTGATATGAAGGGAGTTGCGGTTGCAGACAGTGATACCAAGCTGGTCGGCACCGATTTCAGCGAAAGAAACTACACGAAGAATGTATTCAAGACAGGTGAAGCTGTCGTCAGTGAGACCTTGAAATCTAAATCCACCGGAGCTTATGTATTGGCCTTTGTTCATCCTGTGAAGAGCGGGGGCAAAATGATAGGTTTCGTCGCTTCGGCGGTTAATGCGAACAGTGTTATTAAGTATCTTGCCGATGCGAAGGTGACCAATGCGCCCTCATCTTACGCCTATCTGGTCGACGAAACCGGCAATATCCTCTACCATCCGGATGAAACGAAGATCGGTTCCGTGGTTGAGAATGCAGCGATCAAAGCGGTTGTGGAGCGTGTGAAGGCGGGCGAGACCGTACCGGATGGAACGGTGCAGTACACATATGAAGGCGCGGAGAAAAAAGCGGCGTTCACCGTTCTCCCGGAGACTCACTGGACCCTGGTACTGACCGGAGATCTGGAGGAGATCATGCTGCCTGTACAGAAAATGACGAATTTTATTATTTTACTCGGAGTGGGAAGCCTGCTGCTTACGCTGTTGATTGGGGTTACTGTAGCTACCCGTATCTCCTCACCGATTATCAAGCTTACCCAGCTGATTAACCGCACGGCGGAGCTGGATCTGAAGTATGACAACCAGTATGAATACCTCACCAAAAATAAAGATGAGACAGGCACCATTGCCAAGGCAATGTTCCATACCCGCGCCGTTCTGCGTGAGATGGCCGGAAGCCTGATCTCGATTTCCTCGAAAGTGCTGGATAATGCGGAGACGCTGGAGAAGCTGTCCATCGACGTCAGAGAGAATGCGCATGATAATTCAGCCACTACGGAGCAGCTGTCGGCAGGAATGGAAGAAACGGCGGCATCTACCCAGGAGATGACGGCAGCGATTCATGAGATTGAGAACAATGTCAGAATGATCTCCGGCAAGGTAAAAGAAGGCTCCGGCGTATCCGGGCAAATTACGGAGCGGGCATTGGCGCTTCAGCATGATGCGGTAACTTCCACCGAGAATGCGAAACAGATCTATGGCTCGGTGCGCGGCGAGATGCAGAAGGCTATAGAGCAATCGGGTGCCATCAACGAGATCAATGTGCTGGCGGATACGATTCTCTCCATTACAAGCCAGACGAATCTGCTGGCCCTCAATGCGGCGATTGAAGCTGCACGGGCGGGAGAGGCCGGCCGCGGATTCGCAGTTGTCGCGGGTGAAATCCGCAAGCTGGCCGAGAAGTCGTCGGAGACTGCGGCAGGCATCCAGGGCGTCGTTAAAAGTGTATACAGCTCTGTAGAGCAGATGATCGAGCATTCCGAAGCAATGCTGACGTTCATTGACCAGAATGTGCTGGGTGATTATGAGCGGCTGACAGAGGTCAGCCAGCAGTATAACAGTGATGCTTCAACGATTAACGAGTTGATGAACCAGTTCGAGGAGGCAGCCGATCACCTGAACGAAACGGTGTCCAGCATCGCCATCGCTGTCAATGAAGTAGCGGCTACTGTGAACGAAGGCGCGATCGGTGTGCAGGATATCGCCGAGAAGACGGCGGATATTGTGGAGAAGACCTTCCATGAGGCCACCATGGCTGATGAGAATACGCAGAGCGCCAAGGAGATGCAGGTTCTGGTCGAGAAGTTCAAAATCTAAGCCGGGTTCAGCAGATTTTTACCCGCGCTTCATCTGATTTTAAGCTTTGGGGTATATATTAAACACATAACCCCCCTTTAATATAACTTAGACCCCGCCGGACGCTGGCGGGGTCCCTTTTTTTTGTTGGCAGATCACCTACTCTTCGGATTGTGGCCATCACCTGAGTTCAGTTTCACCGCAAGCATAATGGAGGTGAATATCCGCGTTTAAGTGCACTGGTGTCCGTTAGCCTGCGTAAAAGAAGCTTTTGGCATAAATAAGCGCTGCTCATTCCGTTACACTCAGCC
This window encodes:
- a CDS encoding stalk domain-containing protein; translated protein: MKHLAKIVLCAAISLGSYSALPASAAQAAPGGVSILLDGYPLPFPVEPAMMSGTTMVPFRAISEALGIGVEWNQAARQITATQKSAGEAAPVKVILTLGSKNASVNGAVVKLDVAPQNIRGTTMIPLKFFSQQFGAVASWNQASKTVSITSPKRDLYTLGFYAQKAYSEVSLIPSFDAVAFGWSRIDPAGQFTTTGKDFWWPEAAGEVTPESIVQNAAAGGTAPYLMVYSSDSALELSKNLEDPQLQQQTIASIVDLASQKGFQGIGLDLEGLGLTGDKALVQSQYNAFVKNLSVAARAASLKLTVILHPLNSSYKGYDYKTLASLADDLVIMAYAYEGEKGPEPMDKVDESIRLALQQVSKDKLILGISVFSENDSSVNAKIGLAKRYGLKGIAIWRLGLIGQPVFSRMGETVEL
- a CDS encoding radical SAM protein, whose amino-acid sequence is MSTKYKALELDKPMTYELEGLEVGVTSNCNFRCDYCCAYNRNDGQSINGKEVIRILEELPNLKRVRLSGGEVTLKFQDCVDIVAYCTSRGIQTQLNSNGSLLNEERIGQLVDAGLTTIHISFNFTTAEAFSRYYNIHTSIYHKIRENITMFAKTKVNVVLETLLFNETQDNMREINDHVYSMGVRTHEIQNSIIMGHTGWKAIAAREQLKNAVNELIARKPEDTTLYFTCMDRFMDAMGFEEQPGVYFPHCIEGMKQLHLHGNGDILISELCHPVIIGNIYSGTSLKDLYSNMPTPLEKYLEKRPCPALDALFPQGV
- a CDS encoding L-rhamnose/proton symporter RhaT; its protein translation is MIYGFLLLLLACCFQGSFGLGMKKYQPFSWEAFWTIFSLVGILIIPVVWTWIEVPNFFSYIRQTPADVLWTASFCGFLWGISSIMFGKAIDSIGVSLTYGVNMGISASLGSLIPLFIFGNIPAAWSFTVLLTGTVIMLAGVAVITKAGLLKEKIITASGQGTSSGTNLTKGLIIASAAGLGSAAMNIGFSYASQAADIAVADGTARISANLISWVITLSGGFIANFAYAFILLIRNRTYKDYFAKGAGPAYGKALLTAAVWFLALGVYAKATALLGPLGSVVGWLAFNGLSLIISNAWGLKDGEWKGFAAPKKLLLWGNVILILSWIVVGIANSMA
- a CDS encoding bile acid:sodium symporter family protein; this encodes MLSAIRRGLISSNVVLEKIMPLLTPTAIVVGVLNEAALLPFTWLVPWIFAFMTLIGSLKSNFRDLLAVLSKPQKLIILLIILHVVMPLIGWLAAMAFFPGDPYTVTGYVLLFAIPTGVVSVVWVSMHGGNIALTLALILIDTLLSPLVVPGTLYLLMGASVQIEIGEMMRGLLYMVVLPSVAGMLLNQFSKGKVTAVCGPPLAPFVKVGLFTVVSINGASIARYLKHPDGKLALIIAVTFVTVVLGYVIGAVVSRRLRWDYKDAVAVQFNSGMRNLSAGAVLAVKYFPPAVALPVISGMLFQQILAACSGMFIRSRAKRLLQAGLEAESLVHPGGPKVTPAEGRISL
- a CDS encoding methyl-accepting chemotaxis protein, with amino-acid sequence MKIRMKLSVMMIVVTLISTALMGVFTYTKSTGTILNLTESSMAQVNTNKAQTIAAMIDKERRSMQLVAGESEIAELLLQAGNGELTTGDALQNEVNVKLQGLVKDAGNLEHMFVVDMKGVAVADSDTKLVGTDFSERNYTKNVFKTGEAVVSETLKSKSTGAYVLAFVHPVKSGGKMIGFVASAVNANSVIKYLADAKVTNAPSSYAYLVDETGNILYHPDETKIGSVVENAAIKAVVERVKAGETVPDGTVQYTYEGAEKKAAFTVLPETHWTLVLTGDLEEIMLPVQKMTNFIILLGVGSLLLTLLIGVTVATRISSPIIKLTQLINRTAELDLKYDNQYEYLTKNKDETGTIAKAMFHTRAVLREMAGSLISISSKVLDNAETLEKLSIDVRENAHDNSATTEQLSAGMEETAASTQEMTAAIHEIENNVRMISGKVKEGSGVSGQITERALALQHDAVTSTENAKQIYGSVRGEMQKAIEQSGAINEINVLADTILSITSQTNLLALNAAIEAARAGEAGRGFAVVAGEIRKLAEKSSETAAGIQGVVKSVYSSVEQMIEHSEAMLTFIDQNVLGDYERLTEVSQQYNSDASTINELMNQFEEAADHLNETVSSIAIAVNEVAATVNEGAIGVQDIAEKTADIVEKTFHEATMADENTQSAKEMQVLVEKFKI